One region of Syngnathus scovelli strain Florida chromosome 15, RoL_Ssco_1.2, whole genome shotgun sequence genomic DNA includes:
- the LOC125981700 gene encoding calpain-5, protein MFSSATPYKNQHYAELKKDCIRSKKLFEDPEFPCINASLYFRKPPPGMVQWKRPREISNDPHLFVEGVSAHDLNQGSVGNCWFVAACSCLALKPNLWKKVIPDWKEQEWDSKHPENYAGIFHFQFWVFGAWVDVVVDDRLPTINGELIYCHSKDNNEYWSALLEKAYAKLSGCYESLEGGNTGDAVVDFSGAVAEAINLEAEAYYKDQKKLDHLFADLLKVYDRGGIISCSIKAEAHELELKLGNGLVKGHAYSVTAVKRVRLGHGLVAYFKNDTIPLIRMRNPWGKTEWNGAWSDSSAEWSKVGDTERGNLGITVEDDGEFWMSFSDWCKYFTDADVCRLINTSVISIHKTWHEIVHFGSWTKQSEPLLNRCGGCANHKQTFLQNPQYVFDVTKEADEVLISLQQRDMKIHRKYGQGENLTIGFIVFKVELNRKYRLHDILTQKCVATSTYINARTVFMRSTLKQGRYVIMPTTFHPHILGDYMLRVFTDVDSGCRELSEDKPRVRCWSSFLGYPQVVTHVYVHAAEGLQNQDSTGGADPYVIISCEGHSVRSPIQKDTLTPDFETSGVFYRKKPRKPLTVQIWNGNAVQDQFMGQVMLSGSAKDTTNPQRLRLRKQGRNMADEMPGSVTLRIVTSTQLTSI, encoded by the exons ATGTTCTCCTCTGCGACCCCCTACAAGAACCAGCATTATGCTGAGCTAAAGAAGGACTGTATCAGGAGTAAGAAACTCTTTGAGGATCCCGAGTTCCCGTGCATCAATGCGTCACTGTATTTTCGGAAACCACCACCTGGTATGGTGCAATGGAAACGACCTAGG GAGATCAGCAATGATCCTCACCTGTTTGTGGAGGGCGTCAGCGCACATGACTTGAACCAGGGCTCTGTGGGGAACTGCTGGTTTGTGGCCGCCTGCTCCTGTCTGGCGTTGAAGCCCAACCTCTGGAAAAAA GTAATTCCAGACTGGAAGGAGCAGGAGTGGGACTCCAAACACCCGGAGAACTATGCTGGAATCTTTCACTTTCAGTTTTGGGTGTTTGGAGCGTGGGTGGATGTGGTAGTGGATGACCGGCTTCCTACCATCAATGGAGAGCTCATCTACTGTCACTCCAAAGACAACAATGAATATTGGAGCGCTCTGCTGGAGAAAGCCTATGCTAA GCTATCTGGTTGCTATGAGTCGCTGGAAGGGGGCAACACTGGAGATGCAGTGGTGGACTTCAGCGGAGCCGTGGCTGAGGCCATCAACCTGGAAGCGGAAGCTTACTATAAGGACCAGAAGAAGCTGGACCAtctctttgcagatctactcaaGGTGTACGATCGTGGCGGAATCATCAGTTGTTCCATTAAG GCAGAAGCTCACGAACTTGAGCTCAAGCTGGGCAACGGGCTGGTGAAAGGTCATGCCTACTCTGTGACAGCAGTGAAAAGGGTGCGTTTGGGTCACGGACTGGTGGCCTACTTCAAGAATGATACCATCCCCTTGATCCGCATGAGGAATCCGTGGGGCAAGACAGAGTGGAATGGAGCCTGGAGTGATAG CTCGGCGGAATGGTCAAAGGTTGGTGATACTGAAAGAGGCAACCTCGGCATCACAGTGGAGGACGATGGAGAGTTCTG GATGTCTTTCTCAGACTGGTGCAAATACTTTACGGATGCCGACGTGTGTCGTCTCATCAATACATCGGTGATCAGTATCCATAAGACCTGGCATGAGATTGTCCACTTTGGAAGCTGGACCAAGCAATCTGAACCACTCTTAAACCGTTGTGGTGGCTGCGCGAACCACAAGCAAACCTTTCTGCAGAACCCACAG TATGTGTTTGATGTCACAAAGGAGGCTGACGAGGTCCTCATTTCTTTACAACAAAGAGATATGAAGATTCACAGGAAATATGGTCAAGGGGAAAATCTAACAATCGGCTTCATTGTCTTCAAG GTGGAACTGAACAGAAAATACAGGCTGCACGACATCTTGACCCAGAAATGCGTGGCGACGTCTACCTACATCAACGCCCGCACGGTCTTCATGAGGTCCACGCTGAAGCAGGGCCGCTACGTCATCATGCCCACTACCTTCCATCCTCACATTCTGGGTGACTACATGTTGCGAGTTTTCACTGACGTGGACTCGGGCTGTAG GGAACTGAGCGAGGATAAGCCAAGGGTGAGATGTTGGAGTTCTTTCCTGGGTTACCCACAAGTCGTGACGCACGTCTACGTCCATGCTGCCGAGGGGCTGCAAAACCAGGACAGTACAGGGG GTGCAGACCCATATGTGATCATAAGCTGTGAGGGCCACTCAGTAAGATCTCCAATCCAGAAGGACACTTTGACACCAGACTTTGAAACAAGTGGTGTTTTCTACAGGAAGAAGCCCAGGAAGCCTTTAACTGTGCAG ATCTGGAACGGCAACGCAGTGCAGGATCAGTTCATGGGCCAAGTGATGCTTTCTGGTTCTGCAAAGGACACCACCAATCCTCAGAGGCTTCGGCTGAGGAAGCAAGGTCGCAACATGGCCGACGAGATGCCCGGCAGTGTCACTCTGAGAATAGTCACTTCCACTCAGCTTACCTCCATTTGA